In one Syntrophorhabdaceae bacterium genomic region, the following are encoded:
- a CDS encoding ATP-binding protein: MKPPQNSPSGACKIPFADGERRDILEIMEDRYGARSTIITTQFPIDIWHDIIGDPTLADAICDRVIHNAHKIILKPGEESMRKIHSTLTEGRTLL; this comes from the coding sequence ATAAAGCCTCCTCAAAATAGTCCTTCTGGGGCGTGTAAAATCCCCTTTGCAGACGGGGAGAGGAGGGACATCCTGGAGATCATGGAGGACAGGTACGGGGCGCGTTCCACCATCATCACCACCCAGTTCCCCATCGATATCTGGCACGACATCATAGGAGACCCCACCCTGGCGGATGCCATATGCGACAGGGTCATCCATAACGCTCATAAGATCATACTGAAACCGGGAGAGGAATCCATGCGGAAAATACATTCGACCTTGACGGAAGGTCGAACACTTTTATAA
- a CDS encoding 2'-5' RNA ligase family protein, whose amino-acid sequence MAITVFIVRVPEAEYAVHRLRMHYDPKATAGVPAHIAILAPFMTPKLITRDIIQRAENVFSSFHPFTFVLKDIGRWPETTFLFTYPSHCFTDMTNAISEEFPDYPPYAGMYDEIVPHLTIADENADNADIAERRLRTILDHHGPIESKCTVVDLIENSSGTWKTMHTFSLADEES is encoded by the coding sequence TTGGCTATTACCGTATTTATCGTTCGCGTACCGGAGGCTGAGTATGCTGTTCACCGTCTTCGAATGCACTATGATCCCAAGGCGACTGCCGGTGTGCCTGCCCACATTGCGATCCTTGCACCGTTTATGACTCCCAAACTGATAACCAGGGATATTATCCAAAGGGCAGAGAACGTATTCTCATCATTCCATCCATTCACATTTGTACTCAAGGATATTGGAAGGTGGCCGGAGACCACATTTCTTTTCACATATCCGTCTCACTGCTTCACCGATATGACGAACGCGATAAGCGAAGAATTTCCTGATTACCCGCCCTACGCCGGGATGTACGACGAGATCGTTCCGCATCTGACGATCGCCGACGAGAATGCGGACAATGCAGACATCGCAGAACGCAGGCTGAGAACGATCCTGGATCACCATGGTCCTATCGAATCAAAATGCACCGTGGTCGATCTTATCGAGAACTCGTCCGGGACATGGAAGACAATGCATACGTTCAGTTTGGCAGACGAGGAAAGTTGA
- a CDS encoding toxin-antitoxin system YwqK family antitoxin, whose product MAAINDDAMMVEITRITKRAELVDEHVQISYYCGDFKVAHELHDSKGNVVQASGSIPDGTVKEYYDDGILKEAALFQDGKANGRSILYYPDGKIFEMKNYTNGLLHGWFRTYRRNGTLWMQSSFFEGKLHGRFTSYHNNGIAEIKAEYWNGRLNGHSLIYDRAGNLRKEGVFIMGKRNGEHLSYYASGELARCETYRSGWLLSCEEYTEDGMSIATWDNGHDRRPRHCNGEDSYNSA is encoded by the coding sequence ATGGCGGCAATCAACGACGACGCGATGATGGTTGAGATCACCAGGATAACGAAAAGGGCCGAACTCGTCGACGAGCATGTACAGATCTCGTACTATTGCGGCGACTTTAAGGTAGCTCACGAATTGCATGACTCTAAGGGAAATGTTGTTCAGGCATCAGGCAGCATACCCGACGGCACGGTAAAAGAATATTACGACGATGGCATATTAAAGGAAGCCGCGTTATTCCAGGACGGGAAGGCTAATGGCAGGAGCATATTATATTACCCCGACGGGAAGATCTTCGAAATGAAGAATTACACAAACGGTCTATTGCACGGCTGGTTCAGAACCTACCGAAGGAATGGAACGCTCTGGATGCAGTCGAGCTTCTTCGAAGGGAAACTCCATGGGAGGTTTACCAGCTATCATAACAATGGTATCGCCGAGATCAAGGCAGAGTATTGGAATGGGAGGCTCAATGGCCATTCTTTGATATACGACAGGGCAGGGAATTTGAGGAAAGAAGGAGTATTCATCATGGGGAAGCGAAACGGCGAACATTTATCATACTACGCATCAGGTGAACTCGCGCGGTGCGAGACATACAGGAGCGGATGGCTCCTTTCTTGTGAGGAGTACACGGAGGACGGCATGTCTATTGCAACATGGGATAATGGTCACGACAGGAGGCCACGCCATTGCAATGGGGAAGATTCATATAACTCGGCATGA
- a CDS encoding low molecular weight phosphatase family protein, producing MLFVSYKNACRSLMAEAIGRNKLKGLAEVSSAGVSPHGPGDPAIAIEILRTHFDIDASGHTPRSIVTIDLSAIDYVVAMSSRIARGLPPMSCKLLVWDIKDPWHDDQDAYFDCAKEIEREISLLTVGLKYMRI from the coding sequence ATGCTTTTCGTCTCTTATAAGAACGCTTGTCGCAGTTTAATGGCTGAAGCGATCGGACGGAACAAATTAAAGGGTTTGGCTGAGGTATCGTCCGCCGGAGTAAGCCCGCATGGACCCGGTGATCCGGCTATAGCGATCGAGATACTGCGCACACACTTCGATATTGATGCATCCGGTCATACGCCGCGCAGCATAGTAACAATTGATCTCAGCGCCATTGATTATGTCGTGGCTATGTCGTCGAGGATCGCAAGAGGCTTACCCCCCATGTCGTGCAAATTACTCGTCTGGGACATAAAGGATCCATGGCATGACGACCAGGATGCATATTTCGACTGTGCCAAAGAAATAGAGAGAGAAATCTCACTATTAACTGTGGGGCTCAAATACATGAGGATTTAA
- a CDS encoding sigma-70 family RNA polymerase sigma factor — protein MTWPEEKKVCREIEEAEVKEKYVLFTIPEAVNELTLIGYQLKEGSIGILDALKDIDGTIHSRKEEKGHRDATIAAIRAIEKLNSGLDTQGSQEDPAKTTKEFKDAVSRLNINRDIIRQIVERIIHDLNRSNVAQWELVQSKLRELCDIDDHIRTVRERLIKGNLRLVINIAGRYRNRGLDLMDLIQEGNMGLMRAAEKYDHRKGYKFTTYATWWIRQTIVRAISGSAHTIKIPIHVIETKTKLNRIAAMLLQELEREPDVKEISKRSGYKLEKITGIMTVPEPAISLETLAGEGETTLGDFVTDSNAACAFKALVNASLREEVKKVLSTLTTREEKVIRMRFGINRIGGCTLAEVGDELKITREYVRQIELKAMKRLRHPTRRRVLEHFQE, from the coding sequence ATGACCTGGCCCGAGGAAAAGAAGGTCTGCAGGGAGATCGAAGAAGCAGAAGTGAAAGAGAAGTATGTTCTCTTTACAATACCTGAGGCCGTTAACGAACTCACCCTGATAGGATATCAGTTAAAGGAAGGATCCATAGGCATCCTGGATGCCCTGAAAGACATCGATGGGACGATCCATTCAAGGAAGGAAGAGAAAGGACACAGGGATGCTACAATTGCGGCCATACGTGCCATAGAAAAGCTCAACAGCGGATTGGATACGCAGGGTTCGCAGGAGGATCCGGCAAAAACCACAAAAGAATTCAAAGACGCAGTGTCCAGACTGAATATCAATAGGGACATCATTAGACAGATAGTAGAGAGGATAATCCACGACCTCAACCGAAGCAATGTTGCTCAATGGGAACTTGTACAGTCAAAATTGCGGGAACTGTGCGACATCGACGATCATATAAGGACGGTGAGAGAAAGGCTCATCAAGGGGAACCTGCGGCTTGTCATCAATATTGCAGGGAGATACCGGAACAGGGGCCTCGATCTCATGGACCTTATCCAGGAAGGTAACATGGGGCTTATGCGGGCTGCCGAGAAGTATGATCACCGGAAGGGATACAAATTCACGACATATGCGACATGGTGGATCAGACAGACGATAGTCCGGGCCATATCAGGTTCTGCACATACCATCAAGATCCCTATCCACGTTATCGAGACAAAAACAAAGCTTAACAGGATCGCTGCAATGCTTTTGCAGGAGCTTGAGCGGGAGCCTGACGTTAAGGAAATATCGAAGAGATCGGGATATAAGCTGGAAAAGATCACGGGCATAATGACCGTTCCAGAGCCTGCCATATCCCTTGAGACCCTGGCAGGGGAAGGCGAAACAACCCTTGGTGATTTTGTGACAGACAGTAACGCCGCGTGTGCCTTCAAGGCGCTCGTTAATGCCTCCCTCAGGGAAGAGGTGAAGAAGGTCCTGTCAACGCTGACCACAAGGGAAGAAAAGGTGATAAGGATGCGGTTCGGGATAAACAGAATAGGCGGCTGCACTCTGGCGGAAGTGGGTGATGAATTAAAGATCACGCGCGAGTACGTCCGCCAGATAGAGCTAAAGGCAATGAAAAGGCTCCGCCACCCAACGCGGCGGAGAGTGCTGGAACACTTCCAGGAATAA
- the rnk gene encoding nucleoside diphosphate kinase regulator, translating into MKTRKICITQHDMERLRALIEVYGGEGADVLEEELDKARIVLPKNIPGDVITMNSVVRIKDVATGEERTFALVFPGNKVEADTVSILAPAGTALLGYREKDVVEWQVPAGKKRIQVLEVMYQPERMGKYDV; encoded by the coding sequence ATGAAGACAAGGAAGATCTGCATAACTCAACACGACATGGAGAGACTGCGTGCTCTTATCGAGGTCTACGGCGGGGAGGGCGCCGATGTTCTTGAAGAAGAACTCGACAAGGCGCGAATTGTGCTTCCAAAAAATATCCCCGGCGATGTGATCACTATGAACTCGGTAGTCCGCATCAAAGACGTCGCTACGGGAGAAGAGCGGACATTCGCCCTTGTCTTCCCGGGGAACAAGGTCGAAGCCGATACGGTCTCCATCCTGGCCCCGGCAGGCACCGCCCTCCTGGGTTACCGCGAGAAGGATGTCGTGGAATGGCAGGTTCCGGCGGGAAAGAAACGGATACAGGTACTTGAGGTGATGTACCAGCCCGAAAGAATGGGAAAATACGACGTTTAA
- a CDS encoding toxin-antitoxin system YwqK family antitoxin encodes MNNGESNSAEQITKVVSYVKDGLLAIYYCNNQEKASEVCRQDGTVIHRTGSIPDGIIKEYYSNGTLRKSVPFKDGLEHGLCSEYYPGGEIFEENHCRRGVLHGPSKTYRREGPLWMEANYKSGKLHGLFTGYFDNGSIENRTEYLHGKLHGTYATYSKHGTVIEEGKFVRGKKQGTFRIFHEAGHPLRIENYKQGKLVSCEEFDENGKAVKYARR; translated from the coding sequence ATGAACAATGGCGAATCGAATAGTGCAGAACAGATCACGAAGGTTGTTTCCTATGTCAAAGACGGGTTGCTCGCGATCTATTACTGCAATAACCAGGAGAAGGCCAGCGAAGTCTGCCGCCAGGATGGCACGGTCATTCATCGCACAGGCAGCATCCCTGACGGTATCATCAAGGAATATTACAGCAATGGCACCCTAAGGAAATCTGTCCCATTCAAGGACGGCCTTGAACATGGTCTTTGCAGCGAATATTACCCCGGCGGAGAGATCTTCGAGGAGAACCATTGCAGGCGGGGAGTATTACATGGCCCTTCAAAGACATACCGGCGGGAGGGTCCGCTCTGGATGGAGGCGAATTATAAGAGCGGCAAGCTCCACGGGCTATTTACGGGCTACTTCGACAATGGGAGCATTGAAAACAGGACGGAATACCTGCACGGCAAGCTCCACGGGACATACGCTACATACAGTAAACATGGAACTGTCATTGAAGAAGGAAAATTCGTCCGGGGAAAAAAGCAAGGCACATTTCGGATATTCCATGAGGCCGGGCATCCTTTGCGGATCGAAAATTACAAGCAGGGCAAGCTTGTTTCCTGTGAAGAATTTGACGAGAACGGGAAGGCCGTGAAATATGCGAGAAGGTAG